From a single Micromonospora sp. WMMD1102 genomic region:
- a CDS encoding tetratricopeptide repeat protein has product MTIKDPRVRHDPQSGRERPAMSGEERIEHARLLYERAVFGGDADALGIAERELDGVEADLALARGRILHARFLEDGTEDPHELALFERAAQLYEQLGDVRGEAEALFWVGTFHQVVRGDNDGAVPALARSYELATRAGDKLTLSYAVRHLGFADMAAGAGDAARERLTESVRLRREIGFAPGVAAGLLALAYLTAGEGHRDDALALVEEAGAVAEDCGAKGVLRWVEEARTQL; this is encoded by the coding sequence GTGACCATCAAGGACCCGCGGGTGAGGCACGATCCACAGTCGGGCAGGGAGCGGCCGGCGATGAGCGGTGAAGAACGGATCGAACACGCCCGGCTGCTCTACGAACGGGCCGTTTTCGGCGGCGACGCCGACGCGCTGGGGATCGCCGAGCGGGAACTGGACGGAGTCGAGGCAGATCTCGCCCTGGCCCGCGGCCGGATCCTTCACGCGCGGTTTCTTGAGGACGGCACCGAAGATCCGCACGAGCTGGCCTTGTTCGAGCGTGCGGCGCAGCTGTACGAACAGCTCGGTGACGTGCGCGGCGAGGCCGAGGCACTGTTCTGGGTCGGCACGTTCCACCAGGTGGTCAGGGGGGACAACGACGGCGCGGTTCCGGCTCTCGCACGGTCGTACGAGCTGGCGACGCGGGCCGGTGACAAGTTGACACTCTCGTACGCCGTTCGGCACCTCGGCTTCGCGGACATGGCCGCCGGCGCCGGTGATGCGGCGCGTGAGCGGTTGACGGAATCCGTACGGCTTCGCCGGGAGATCGGGTTCGCACCCGGCGTCGCCGCGGGATTGCTTGCGCTGGCCTACCTGACCGCTGGTGAGGGGCACCGCGACGACGCGTTGGCACTGGTCGAGGAGGCGGGCGCGGTCGCCGAGGACTGCGGTGCCAAGGGCGTCCTCCGTTGGGTGGAGGAGGCACGGACGCAGCTGTAG
- a CDS encoding RNA polymerase-binding protein RbpA, with protein sequence MGERMLRGSRLGAVSYESDRNTELAPRQTREYLCAKGHQFEVPFAVDAEVPMTWECKFDGSVARLVDGSEPEQKKAKPPRTHWDMLLERRSIAELESILAERLEEVRTRRGRA encoded by the coding sequence ATGGGCGAGCGCATGCTGCGCGGGAGCCGTCTGGGAGCAGTCAGCTACGAATCCGACCGCAACACCGAGCTTGCCCCGCGACAGACCCGAGAGTACCTCTGCGCCAAGGGCCACCAGTTCGAAGTACCCTTCGCCGTCGATGCCGAAGTGCCGATGACCTGGGAATGCAAGTTCGACGGCAGCGTCGCCCGGCTGGTCGACGGCAGCGAGCCTGAGCAGAAGAAGGCCAAGCCGCCGCGTACCCACTGGGACATGCTGCTGGAGCGCCGCTCCATCGCCGAACTGGAGAGCATCCTCGCCGAACGGCTCGAAGAGGTCCGCACCCGGCGCGGCCGGGCCTGA
- a CDS encoding FxsA family protein, whose amino-acid sequence MRRGLRFVPLALLLTGIVEVAVFVLLGRWIGFGWAILLVLAASLAGMVLLRREGLRAWRGFRAAVEAGRPPGSQVSDGLVGLLAGLLLVIPGLVTGLAGVLLTVPLVRRAVRGQVQGVAERRVSGQVAGDLFGPRRVRVRRGEPRPDAGPPPAEPGPPPPAAAGGAIEGEIVEPRRP is encoded by the coding sequence ATGCGCCGAGGGTTGAGGTTCGTGCCGCTGGCACTGCTGCTGACCGGGATCGTGGAGGTCGCGGTCTTCGTGCTGCTCGGGCGGTGGATCGGGTTCGGTTGGGCGATCCTGCTGGTGCTCGCCGCCTCGCTGGCGGGGATGGTCCTGCTGCGCCGGGAGGGGCTGCGGGCCTGGCGGGGGTTCCGGGCCGCCGTCGAGGCGGGCCGGCCGCCGGGCAGCCAGGTCAGCGACGGGCTGGTCGGGTTGCTCGCCGGGTTGCTGCTGGTGATTCCGGGCCTGGTCACCGGGTTGGCCGGGGTGTTGCTGACGGTGCCGCTGGTGCGCCGGGCGGTGCGGGGGCAGGTGCAGGGGGTCGCCGAGCGGCGGGTTTCCGGCCAGGTCGCCGGGGACCTGTTCGGGCCGCGTCGGGTGCGGGTCCGGCGGGGTGAGCCGCGCCCGGACGCTGGTCCGCCGCCCGCCGAGCCAGGGCCGCCGCCACCGGCCGCCGCTGGTGGGGCGATCGAGGGCGAGATCGTCGAGCCGCGCCGCCCCTGA
- a CDS encoding polyprenol monophosphomannose synthase: protein MNDATDGHGGGYPGVGRVLVVVPTYNEADNVGVIVERVHRAAPQVRVLIVDDNSPDGTGAVADRMAAADSRVHVLHRPGKQGLGAAYVAGFGWAAEHGYDAVVEMDADGSHAPEELPRLLDAARDADVVIGSRWTTGGQVVAWPWHRQLLSRGGNLYTRVALGMPLSDATGGFRVYRVPALARLDLDSVASQGYSFQVELAWRAHRAGLRTVEVPITFAERERGASKMSPVIVGEALWRVTLWSVTDRRAASGRSAEVRGDQRLRWP from the coding sequence GTGAACGATGCGACGGACGGGCACGGGGGCGGCTATCCGGGCGTCGGCCGGGTGCTGGTGGTGGTCCCCACCTACAACGAGGCCGACAACGTCGGGGTGATCGTCGAGCGGGTGCACCGGGCGGCGCCGCAGGTGCGGGTGCTGATCGTCGACGACAACAGCCCGGACGGCACGGGCGCGGTCGCGGACCGGATGGCGGCGGCGGACTCCCGGGTGCACGTGCTGCACCGGCCCGGCAAGCAGGGCCTCGGCGCGGCGTACGTGGCCGGGTTCGGCTGGGCTGCCGAGCACGGGTACGACGCGGTGGTGGAGATGGACGCCGACGGTTCGCACGCCCCGGAGGAGCTGCCCCGGTTGTTGGACGCGGCCCGGGACGCGGACGTGGTGATCGGTTCCCGCTGGACGACGGGCGGCCAGGTGGTGGCCTGGCCGTGGCACCGGCAGCTGCTGTCCCGGGGCGGCAACCTCTACACCCGGGTGGCGTTGGGGATGCCGTTGTCGGACGCGACCGGCGGTTTCCGGGTGTACCGGGTGCCGGCGCTGGCCCGGCTGGACCTCGACTCGGTCGCCTCGCAGGGGTACTCGTTCCAGGTGGAGCTCGCCTGGCGGGCGCACCGGGCCGGGCTGCGTACGGTGGAGGTGCCGATCACGTTCGCCGAGCGGGAGCGGGGGGCGAGCAAGATGAGTCCGGTGATCGTCGGCGAGGCGTTGTGGCGGGTCACGCTCTGGTCGGTGACGGACCGCCGGGCGGCGTCGGGCCGGTCGGCGGAGGTCCGTGGCGACCAGCGGCTCCGCTGGCCCTGA
- the lnt gene encoding apolipoprotein N-acyltransferase, whose protein sequence is MTAELTESAESGRRPAGPAGRPLPLWLAVPAAVGAGLVLLLAFPPYGAWWLAPVGVALLSAAVHRRRLRAGFGLGTLAGLALFLPMLSWTNLYTGNVPWLLLSGLQAAYLGLLGLALAFTGPLVDRFRWSWPLVTGVSWVAQEALRDRTPFGGFPWGRLAFSQGDSPLLRLAAYGGAPLVTFAVALAGGLLVAAVWRPWRGSAQDGTRVLPSAGRGVGFAAGAVALVAGGLLVPLAGTGPETAEVAIVQGNVPRMGLDFNAQRRAVLDNHVEATIELGRRVAADEARRPDLVVWPENSSDVDPTRDARAGRRISEAADAVGAPILVGAVLLGPDEGQVRNAGLVWLPGSGLDGSQMYVKRHPVPFAEYVPLRDVARLVSKEVDRVRNDFVAGTEPGVLRVGGVRLGDVICFEVAYDEVVRDTVTGGAQVLVVQTNNATFDVAEAEQQLAMVRLRAVEHGREALMASTVGVSGFVGADGRVTGATGFNTAAVVTRQMHLGETRTVATRVGLWPEVALLALAAALAGAALTRRRPLPGVGAATAGDPADAEER, encoded by the coding sequence GTGACGGCCGAGCTGACGGAGAGCGCCGAGAGTGGCCGGCGGCCCGCCGGGCCGGCCGGGCGGCCGCTGCCGCTCTGGCTGGCGGTGCCGGCGGCGGTCGGCGCCGGGCTGGTGCTGCTGCTGGCGTTCCCGCCGTACGGGGCGTGGTGGCTGGCCCCGGTCGGGGTGGCGCTGCTGTCGGCGGCGGTGCACCGGCGGCGGTTGCGGGCCGGGTTCGGGCTCGGCACGCTGGCCGGGCTGGCGCTGTTCCTGCCGATGCTGAGCTGGACCAACCTGTACACCGGTAACGTGCCGTGGCTGCTGTTGTCCGGGTTGCAGGCGGCCTATCTGGGGCTGCTGGGGCTGGCGCTGGCGTTCACCGGGCCGCTGGTGGACCGGTTCCGCTGGTCGTGGCCGCTGGTGACCGGGGTGTCGTGGGTGGCGCAGGAGGCGCTGCGGGACCGGACTCCGTTCGGCGGCTTCCCGTGGGGGCGGCTGGCGTTCAGCCAGGGTGACTCGCCGCTGCTGCGGCTGGCCGCGTACGGGGGTGCTCCGCTCGTCACCTTCGCGGTGGCGTTGGCCGGTGGGCTGCTGGTGGCGGCGGTGTGGCGGCCGTGGCGGGGTTCGGCGCAGGACGGCACGCGGGTGTTGCCGTCGGCCGGCCGGGGGGTCGGGTTCGCCGCCGGGGCGGTCGCGCTGGTGGCCGGCGGGCTGCTGGTGCCGCTGGCCGGTACCGGGCCGGAGACCGCCGAGGTGGCGATCGTGCAGGGCAACGTGCCCCGGATGGGGCTGGACTTCAACGCGCAGCGGCGGGCGGTGCTGGACAACCACGTCGAGGCGACGATCGAGCTGGGCCGGCGGGTCGCGGCCGATGAGGCGCGGCGGCCGGACCTGGTGGTCTGGCCGGAGAACTCCAGCGACGTCGACCCGACCCGGGACGCGCGGGCGGGGCGGCGGATCTCGGAGGCGGCGGACGCGGTCGGCGCCCCGATCCTGGTCGGCGCGGTGCTGCTCGGCCCGGACGAGGGGCAGGTGCGCAACGCGGGGCTGGTGTGGCTGCCGGGTTCCGGCCTGGACGGGTCGCAGATGTATGTCAAGCGGCATCCGGTGCCGTTCGCCGAGTACGTGCCGTTGCGTGACGTGGCCCGGCTGGTCAGCAAGGAGGTCGACCGGGTACGCAACGACTTCGTCGCCGGCACCGAGCCGGGTGTGCTGCGGGTCGGCGGGGTGCGGCTCGGTGACGTGATCTGTTTCGAGGTCGCCTACGACGAGGTGGTCCGGGACACCGTGACCGGTGGGGCGCAGGTGCTCGTGGTGCAGACGAACAACGCCACCTTCGACGTCGCCGAGGCGGAGCAGCAGTTGGCGATGGTGCGGCTGCGGGCGGTGGAGCACGGCCGGGAGGCGTTGATGGCGTCGACGGTCGGTGTTTCCGGGTTCGTGGGGGCCGATGGGCGGGTAACCGGGGCGACCGGGTTCAACACCGCGGCGGTGGTGACCCGGCAGATGCACCTCGGGGAGACCCGTACGGTCGCCACCCGGGTCGGCCTGTGGCCGGAGGTGGCGCTGCTGGCCCTGGCGGCGGCGCTGGCCGGCGCGGCGCTGACCCGCCGGCGTCCGCTCCCCGGGGTCGGTGCGGCGACGGCCGGCGACCCGGCGGATGCGGAGGAGCGGTGA
- a CDS encoding glutamate mutase L: MVSYAVCADVGSTWTKVAVLDLADGTLLGSASGRTTVGTDVLHGLDAAVARATAGLPGAAAAPWYVCSSAGGGLRLAVLGYEELVTARAGHQVGLSAGARVVHVGAGRLDGAGLTALRAARPDVVLLVGGTDGGDAEVLTANAGRLARARFRVPVVVAGNAVAAPAVGELLAGRGVPVTVAGNVLPSIGVLAPQPARAAIREVFLRHVIGGKRLSRGNRFAGLVRAATPDAVLTGVEVLADRLGGDLLVVDVGGATTDVYSVLVPDERDSGPGRPAAGTLWRARTVEGDLGVRWSAPGVVRAAAAERLLSPGEEEPLAAVAGTLAADPGRLVGGGPERVAERRIAALAAVLAVRRHARGGGAAGQPGRDLREVRLLVGSGGVFRHAGSGAAGLLDGLLTDYPGGWALPRSARTVVDVTYVLAAAGLLAAAHPGAAGGLLHRHLLAG; the protein is encoded by the coding sequence GTGGTCTCGTACGCGGTCTGCGCGGACGTCGGCTCCACCTGGACGAAGGTGGCGGTGCTGGACCTGGCCGACGGCACGCTGCTGGGCTCGGCCTCCGGTCGGACCACGGTCGGCACCGACGTGCTGCACGGCCTGGACGCGGCGGTGGCGCGGGCGACCGCCGGGCTTCCCGGTGCCGCCGCCGCGCCGTGGTACGTCTGCTCGTCGGCCGGGGGTGGGCTGCGGCTGGCGGTGCTCGGCTACGAGGAGCTGGTCACGGCGCGGGCCGGGCACCAGGTCGGGTTGTCGGCCGGGGCGCGGGTGGTGCACGTCGGTGCGGGTCGGCTCGACGGGGCCGGGTTGACGGCGCTGCGGGCGGCCCGGCCGGACGTGGTGCTGCTGGTCGGCGGGACCGACGGCGGCGACGCCGAGGTGCTGACCGCGAACGCGGGCCGGCTGGCCCGGGCCCGTTTCAGGGTGCCGGTGGTGGTGGCCGGGAACGCGGTCGCCGCCCCGGCGGTCGGTGAGCTGCTGGCCGGGCGGGGTGTGCCGGTGACAGTGGCCGGCAACGTGCTGCCGTCGATCGGCGTACTGGCGCCGCAGCCGGCCCGGGCGGCGATTCGGGAGGTGTTCCTGCGGCACGTCATCGGCGGCAAGCGGCTGTCCCGGGGGAACCGGTTCGCCGGGCTGGTCCGGGCGGCCACCCCGGACGCGGTGTTGACCGGGGTGGAGGTGCTGGCCGACCGGCTCGGCGGTGACCTGCTGGTCGTCGACGTCGGCGGTGCGACCACGGACGTGTACTCGGTGCTGGTGCCGGACGAGCGGGATTCGGGTCCGGGGCGGCCGGCGGCCGGGACGCTGTGGCGGGCCCGGACCGTGGAGGGTGATCTGGGGGTGCGGTGGAGCGCGCCCGGGGTGGTCCGGGCCGCGGCGGCGGAGCGGCTGCTGTCGCCGGGCGAGGAGGAGCCGTTGGCGGCGGTGGCGGGCACGCTGGCGGCCGATCCGGGTCGGCTGGTGGGTGGGGGACCGGAGCGGGTGGCGGAGCGGCGGATCGCGGCGCTGGCGGCCGTGCTGGCGGTGCGCCGGCACGCCCGGGGTGGTGGTGCGGCCGGGCAGCCGGGGCGGGACCTGCGTGAGGTGCGGCTGCTCGTCGGTTCCGGCGGGGTGTTCCGGCATGCCGGGTCGGGCGCGGCCGGGCTGCTGGACGGGTTGTTGACCGACTATCCGGGCGGCTGGGCGCTGCCCCGGTCGGCCCGTACGGTGGTCGACGTCACATACGTGCTGGCGGCGGCGGGGCTGTTGGCGGCGGCGCATCCGGGTGCCGCCGGCGGGTTGCTGCACCGGCACCTGCTGGCCGGTTGA
- a CDS encoding hotdog fold domain-containing protein translates to MTGVDGVPDPRLGLTVLHRRYVPYSHAHYAGNLVDGAYALGLFGDVATEVCIRTDGDEGLFAGYADVRFAAPIRAGDVLEVAATVVRVGSRSRTLELECRVVCRGRPDRGGSAAEVLDPPVVAVTAVGTVVVPPAGAPVEGGPR, encoded by the coding sequence ATGACCGGGGTGGACGGGGTTCCGGATCCGCGGTTGGGGCTGACGGTGCTGCACCGGCGGTACGTGCCGTACTCGCACGCGCACTATGCCGGGAACCTGGTCGACGGGGCGTACGCGCTGGGGTTGTTCGGTGACGTGGCGACCGAGGTGTGTATCCGGACCGACGGTGACGAGGGGTTGTTCGCCGGGTACGCGGACGTGCGGTTCGCCGCGCCGATCCGGGCCGGTGACGTGCTGGAGGTGGCGGCGACGGTGGTCCGGGTCGGTAGCCGCAGCCGCACGTTGGAGCTGGAGTGCCGGGTGGTGTGCCGGGGGCGGCCGGACCGGGGCGGGTCGGCGGCCGAGGTGCTCGATCCGCCGGTGGTGGCGGTGACCGCCGTCGGGACGGTGGTGGTTCCGCCGGCCGGCGCGCCGGTCGAGGGCGGGCCCCGGTAG
- a CDS encoding lysine 5,6-aminomutase subunit alpha has translation MASVSAAAGTRVPVRVAGSVPDPVGKLALDPVLVARARELARRAGQPVVELARCHTTVSVERAVLRLAGVTGADPDGIPWVNRLLDAVVVDVGLRHGVAVPVFDALLRELGSAPATADVGAALTLLAQKAAAGSVRFEVPAGRRARSARAAARRAVGAGLGRIDRRRVERDRMVRRHGDPAQRPWIYLIVATGDIYEDIPQAQAAARAGADVIAVIRSTGQSLLDYVPEGATREGFAGTYATQQNFRLMRAALDESSRELGRYVRLTNYASGLCMPEMAVLAGLERLDMMLNDSMYGILFRDINPVRTFVDQRFSRQVHARAGIVINTGEDNYLTTADAVDEAHTVTVSQLLNEYFAHEAGLPDAQLGLGHAFEIDPDLPESFRLELAHALLARELFPDAPLKWMPPTRHMTGDVFRGNLLDGFFNLVGAMTGQGILLVGMMTEAVVTPWLSDRDIALQNVRYVLGAAGGLHEDFVPAPGGFIQRRAATVLGEAVTLLERIVDGGLLPAIADGTFGITKRPADRGRGLSGVAAHADDYYNPATELLEAGS, from the coding sequence ATGGCGTCGGTTAGCGCGGCGGCGGGCACGCGGGTGCCGGTTCGGGTTGCCGGGTCGGTGCCGGATCCGGTCGGCAAGCTGGCGCTGGATCCGGTGTTGGTGGCCCGGGCGCGGGAGCTGGCCCGCCGGGCCGGGCAGCCGGTGGTGGAGTTGGCCCGGTGCCACACGACGGTGTCGGTGGAGCGGGCGGTGCTGCGGCTGGCCGGGGTGACCGGTGCGGACCCGGACGGGATTCCGTGGGTGAACCGGCTGCTCGACGCGGTGGTGGTGGACGTCGGGCTGCGGCACGGGGTGGCGGTGCCGGTCTTCGACGCGCTGCTGCGGGAGCTCGGTTCGGCGCCGGCCACTGCGGACGTCGGTGCGGCGCTGACGTTGCTGGCCCAGAAGGCGGCGGCCGGGTCGGTCCGGTTCGAGGTGCCGGCGGGCCGGCGGGCCCGGTCGGCCCGGGCGGCGGCGCGCCGGGCGGTCGGCGCGGGTCTGGGCCGGATCGACCGCCGTCGGGTGGAACGGGACCGGATGGTACGCCGGCACGGCGATCCGGCCCAGCGGCCGTGGATCTATCTGATCGTGGCGACCGGGGACATCTACGAGGACATCCCGCAGGCGCAGGCGGCGGCGCGGGCCGGGGCGGACGTGATCGCGGTGATCCGGTCGACGGGGCAGTCCCTGCTGGACTACGTGCCGGAGGGGGCGACCCGGGAGGGTTTCGCGGGGACGTACGCGACGCAGCAGAACTTCCGGCTGATGCGGGCGGCCCTGGACGAGTCCTCCAGGGAGTTGGGCCGGTACGTCCGGTTGACCAACTACGCCTCCGGGTTGTGCATGCCGGAGATGGCGGTGCTGGCCGGCCTGGAGCGGCTGGACATGATGCTCAACGACTCGATGTACGGGATCCTGTTCCGGGACATCAACCCGGTGCGGACCTTCGTGGACCAGCGGTTCTCCCGGCAGGTGCACGCCCGGGCGGGGATCGTCATCAACACCGGTGAGGACAACTACCTGACCACGGCGGACGCGGTCGACGAGGCGCACACGGTGACGGTGTCGCAGCTGCTCAACGAGTACTTCGCGCACGAGGCGGGGTTGCCGGACGCGCAGTTGGGGCTGGGGCACGCGTTCGAGATCGACCCGGACCTGCCGGAGTCGTTCCGGCTGGAGCTGGCGCACGCGCTGCTGGCCCGGGAGCTGTTCCCGGACGCGCCGTTGAAGTGGATGCCGCCGACCCGGCACATGACCGGGGACGTGTTCCGGGGGAACCTGCTGGACGGCTTCTTCAACCTGGTGGGTGCGATGACCGGGCAGGGCATCCTGCTGGTCGGGATGATGACCGAGGCGGTGGTGACGCCGTGGTTGTCGGACCGGGACATCGCCCTGCAGAACGTCCGGTACGTGCTGGGGGCGGCCGGCGGGCTGCACGAGGACTTCGTGCCGGCGCCGGGCGGGTTCATCCAGCGGCGGGCGGCGACGGTGCTCGGCGAGGCGGTGACGTTGTTGGAGCGGATCGTCGACGGTGGGCTGTTGCCGGCGATCGCGGACGGCACGTTCGGGATCACGAAGCGGCCGGCGGACCGGGGGCGGGGCCTTTCCGGGGTGGCGGCGCACGCCGACGACTACTACAACCCGGCGACGGAGTTGCTGGAGGCGGGATCGTGA
- a CDS encoding amidohydrolase family protein, whose product MPNPSTLYRGGRLYSPADPQATALLVRDGRIDWLGADADAPAADRVLDLDGALVTPAFVDAHVHATDTGLALSGLDLSGARSAADVCAAVAGFAAGLPVDAVVLGHGWDESAWPDRRVPEAAELDRAAGGRRVYLSQASIHSALCSSALLAAVPRVPGVPGFDASGWLRREAHHVVRELALGSVTGAQRRAAQRVALRRAASLGIAAVHECGGPEISGEADFMAVLGLSGVDGPEVYGYWGELMGAARARELGAVGAGGDLFADGALGARTAFLSVPYEDGAPGACGHGYLTSEQVRDHLLDCAGHGMQGGFHAIGDAAVDTVLAGFAAAARVLGVERLRAARHRVEHAEIVDKRMIAGFVEYGIVASMQPAFDRLWGGERQMYASRLGVRRSLESNPMGAMHGVGVTLAFGSDSPVTPLDPWGSVRAAMAHFNPAQRMGARAAFAAHTRGGWLAVPGDAAGRDPRLTEGSLVPGAAATFAVWSTPAGVDGGLPVLVSASPEERGPEDPTPLPTCRRTVLRGSVIYGEEDAS is encoded by the coding sequence GTGCCGAATCCCTCGACGCTCTACCGTGGCGGCCGGTTGTACTCCCCGGCGGATCCGCAGGCCACCGCGCTGCTGGTCCGGGACGGCCGGATCGACTGGCTCGGCGCGGACGCCGACGCCCCGGCCGCCGACCGGGTGCTGGACCTCGACGGCGCGCTGGTGACCCCGGCGTTCGTGGACGCGCACGTGCACGCCACCGACACCGGGCTGGCGCTGTCCGGGCTGGACCTGTCCGGGGCGCGTTCGGCGGCGGACGTCTGCGCGGCGGTCGCCGGGTTCGCGGCCGGGTTGCCGGTCGACGCGGTGGTGCTCGGGCACGGCTGGGACGAGTCGGCCTGGCCGGACCGGCGGGTGCCGGAGGCGGCGGAGCTGGACCGGGCGGCCGGCGGCCGGCGGGTGTACCTGTCCCAGGCGTCGATCCACTCGGCGCTCTGTTCGTCGGCGCTGCTGGCGGCGGTGCCGCGGGTTCCCGGGGTGCCGGGCTTCGACGCCTCGGGGTGGCTGCGCCGGGAGGCCCACCACGTGGTGCGGGAGTTGGCGCTCGGGTCGGTGACCGGTGCGCAGCGGCGGGCGGCGCAGCGGGTGGCGTTGCGCCGGGCGGCGTCGCTGGGGATCGCGGCGGTGCACGAGTGCGGTGGTCCGGAGATCTCCGGCGAGGCGGATTTCATGGCCGTACTGGGGTTGTCCGGTGTGGACGGCCCGGAGGTGTACGGCTACTGGGGTGAGCTGATGGGCGCGGCCCGGGCCCGGGAGCTGGGTGCGGTCGGCGCGGGTGGCGACCTGTTCGCGGACGGGGCGCTGGGTGCGCGTACGGCGTTCCTGTCGGTGCCGTACGAAGACGGTGCGCCGGGGGCGTGCGGGCACGGCTACCTGACCTCGGAGCAGGTGCGGGATCATCTGCTGGACTGTGCCGGGCACGGGATGCAGGGCGGGTTCCACGCGATCGGGGACGCGGCGGTCGACACGGTGCTGGCCGGGTTCGCGGCTGCGGCGCGGGTGCTCGGGGTGGAGCGGTTGCGGGCGGCCCGGCACCGGGTCGAGCATGCCGAGATCGTCGACAAGCGGATGATCGCCGGTTTCGTCGAGTACGGGATCGTGGCGAGCATGCAGCCGGCGTTCGACCGGTTGTGGGGTGGCGAGCGGCAGATGTACGCGTCCCGGCTGGGGGTGCGGCGGTCGCTGGAGTCGAATCCGATGGGTGCGATGCACGGGGTCGGGGTGACGCTGGCGTTCGGTTCGGATTCGCCGGTGACGCCGTTGGACCCGTGGGGTTCGGTGCGGGCGGCGATGGCGCATTTCAACCCGGCGCAGCGGATGGGCGCCCGGGCGGCGTTCGCGGCGCACACCCGGGGCGGCTGGCTGGCGGTGCCGGGGGATGCGGCGGGCCGGGATCCCCGGCTGACCGAGGGGTCGCTGGTGCCGGGCGCGGCGGCGACGTTCGCGGTCTGGTCGACGCCGGCCGGGGTGGACGGCGGGCTGCCGGTGCTGGTGTCGGCGAGCCCGGAGGAGCGCGGCCCGGAGGATCCGACGCCGCTGCCGACGTGTCGCCGGACGGTGCTGCGCGGCTCGGTCATCTACGGCGAGGAGGACGCGTCGTGA
- a CDS encoding zinc-binding alcohol dehydrogenase produces MLPQAAYRLDAGGEIGADEVRIRIERLNLDAASFRQLSEKHGGDGAAVRAEVLGIIRERGKMHNPVTGSGGMLVGTVAEVGPESPLLVRPGDRVATLVSLTLTPLAVTDELAGWDGRSEQVPCAGHAILFARSIVAVLPDDLDPRLSLSVFDVCGAPALTARTVRGYPAPRVAVLGGAGKSGSLALAAARQAGAARTVGVVPVPVERDRLVAAGLADEVVLADARDPVALAAAVTGALGAPADVTVVCVDVPGCEHGAILATADGGTVVFFSMATSFAAAALGAEGLAADVTMLIGNGYLPGHADYALSLLRTVPGVRALFADRLAAD; encoded by the coding sequence GTGCTGCCCCAGGCGGCGTACCGGCTGGACGCCGGGGGCGAGATCGGCGCCGACGAGGTGCGGATCCGGATCGAGCGGCTGAACCTGGACGCGGCGAGCTTCCGGCAGTTGTCGGAGAAGCACGGCGGGGACGGCGCGGCGGTCCGGGCCGAGGTGCTGGGCATCATCCGCGAGCGCGGCAAGATGCACAATCCGGTCACCGGTTCCGGCGGCATGCTGGTCGGCACGGTCGCCGAGGTGGGGCCGGAGTCGCCGCTGCTGGTGAGGCCCGGTGACCGGGTCGCGACGCTTGTCTCGCTCACCCTGACCCCGCTGGCGGTCACCGACGAGCTGGCCGGCTGGGACGGCCGCTCCGAGCAGGTGCCGTGCGCCGGGCACGCGATCCTGTTCGCCCGTTCGATCGTGGCGGTACTCCCGGACGACCTCGACCCCCGGTTGAGCCTTTCGGTCTTCGACGTCTGCGGCGCGCCGGCGCTGACCGCCCGCACGGTGCGCGGATATCCGGCGCCCCGGGTGGCGGTGCTCGGCGGGGCCGGCAAGAGCGGCTCGCTGGCCCTGGCCGCCGCCCGGCAGGCGGGGGCCGCCCGGACGGTCGGGGTGGTGCCGGTGCCGGTCGAGCGGGACCGGCTGGTCGCCGCCGGCCTGGCCGACGAGGTGGTCCTCGCCGACGCCCGGGACCCGGTGGCGCTGGCGGCGGCGGTGACGGGTGCGCTGGGTGCTCCGGCGGACGTGACTGTGGTCTGCGTGGACGTGCCCGGCTGCGAGCACGGGGCGATCCTGGCCACCGCCGACGGCGGGACGGTGGTCTTCTTCTCGATGGCGACGAGTTTCGCCGCGGCGGCGCTCGGTGCCGAGGGGTTGGCCGCGGACGTGACGATGCTGATCGGCAACGGTTACCTGCCGGGGCACGCCGACTACGCGCTGTCGTTGCTGCGTACGGTGCCGGGCGTGCGGGCGCTGTTCGCCGACCGGCTGGCGGCAGACTGA